In Musa acuminata AAA Group cultivar baxijiao chromosome BXJ2-3, Cavendish_Baxijiao_AAA, whole genome shotgun sequence, the following proteins share a genomic window:
- the LOC103979335 gene encoding uncharacterized protein LOC103979335: MSSCSRRSSRPVLHAQRSISPGGGSSAFASSSSRFTGRSPASFFHHYEHHRSASPTRVHLVGAAPSQNPAVRFSLDRSTSPGRSLAAADKRSPSTTAGRVRRTCLCAPTTHPGSFRCRLHKGLHIHHAAVSSPSNRLNARRSAMTNSLVRIGAVEGEWVKRALAALIRPSSHQQRRRADFHPRPSRLSRMSKADGP; this comes from the coding sequence atgTCGTCGTGTTCAAGAAGATCGAGCCGGCCGGTGCTACATGCTCAGCGATCGATATCGCCGGGCGGCGGCTCGTCCGCCTTCGCGTCATCTTCGTCTCGCTTCACCGGCCGGTCTCCGGCCTCCTTCTTCCACCACTACGAGCATCACCGCTCCGCTTCTCCCACCCGCGTCCACCTCGTGGGCGCGGCCCCTTCTCAGAACCCGGCCGTACGCTTCTCCCTCGACCGCTCAACCTCCCCCGGCCGATCCCTTGCCGCCGCCGACAAACGCTCCCCCTCCACGACCGCCGGTCGCGTTCGACGCACCTGCCTCTGCGCCCCCACCACCCACCCCGGCTCCTTCCGCTGCAGACTCCACAAGGGCCTCCACATCCACCACGCCGCTGTTTCCTCGCCATCTAACCGCCTCAACGCCCGCCGCTCGGCGATGACGAACTCCCTGGTCCGGATCGGGGCCGTGGAGGGTGAGTGGGTGAAGCGTGCCCTCGCCGCCCTCATCCGCCCGTCCTCCCACCAGCAACGGCGGAGGGCCGACTTCCATCCTCGCCCTAGCCGCCTCTCCCGCATGTCCAAGGCCGACGGTCCATAG
- the LOC135607929 gene encoding uncharacterized protein LOC135607929, translated as MLLLLPLSIASVELQKAPVSGRKQLEEDGFGAWRRFVAEVPSAGDATAQNRTFVLAAERTYRQDPMNGYQRYTGGWNIRNQHYWASVSFTAMPLFAIAVAWFLGFGIVLLLICCCYCCCRRRKHSYSRAADVISLILLVLLTCAAIAGSVILYDGQGRFHKSTSATLDYVVGQANLTVDNLQKFSSSLADARNIGVDQIFLPTDMQSKIDVLHTKINTSATALSTQTSKNSESIHGVLDAVGWNLIVVSAVMLLLAFLGFVFSIFGLQFLVSILVVVAWILVAGTFILCGIFLLIHNVVGDACVAMDEWVDHPHAHTALDDILPCVDVATADESMQRSKQVTFQLVNLVNQVIVNISNADFPPGMAPLYYNQSGPPAPPLCNPYLPDMSNRTCLPGEVDFNSASKVWKGHVCQTARVGGSDVCTTVGRITPSIYYQMTAATNVSHGLYYYGPFLAQLADCTFVRETFAALASNNCPGLDLYSKWIFVGLVILSAAVMFSSTFWMVYARERRHRKYNKQLSGRERVPLDF; from the exons ATGCTTCTCCTCCTTCCCTTATCCATCGCCTCGGTAGAGCTCCAGAAGGCGCCCGTTTCAG GTAGAAAACAGCTTGAAGAAGACGGCTTTGGCGCATGGAGGAGGTTCGTCGCCGAGGTGCCGTCCGCCGGCGACGCCACGGCGCAAAACAGAACCTTCGTGCTGGCGGCGGAGAGGACGTATAGGCAAGACCCCATGAACGGATACCAACGCTACACCGGCGGCTGGAACATCAGGAACCAACACTACTGGGCT TCCGTTTCTTTCACCGCCATGCCACTCTTCGCCATTGCCGTAGCTTGGTTCCTGGGATTCGGCATCGTCCTCCTCCTcatctgctgctgctactgctgttGCCGACGGCGGAAGCACTCCTACTCGCGAGCCGCCGATGTCATCTCTCTCATTCTCCTCGTACTACTTACCTGCGCTGCAAT CGCTGGATCTGTCATCCTGTACGACGGACAGGGGAGGTTTCACAAGAGCACATCGGCAACACTGGATTACGTTGTGGGACAAGCAAATCTGACAGTGGACAATCTGCAGAAGTTCTCCAGCAGTTTGGCTGATGCTCGGAACATCGGAGTGGATCAGATCTTTCTTCCTACCGATATGCAGAGCAAAATCGATGTGCTTCACACAAAGATCAACACCTCGGCCACTGCTCTCTCTACTCAGACATCAAAGAACTCCGAGAGTATCCATGGCGTGTTAGATGCAGT GGGTTGGAATCTGATCGTAGTGTCTGCAGTGATGCTGCTTTTGGCATTCCTCGGATTCG TATTCTCTATATTTGGACTGCAATTCCTTGTCTCTAT CTTAGTGGTTGTTGCGTGGATTTTAGTAGCAGGCACATTTATCTTATGTGGCATTTTTCTTCTTATCCACAA TGTGGTCGGGGACGCCTGCGTCGCCATGGACGAGTGGGTGGATCATCCGCACGCGCACACAGCTCTGGATGACATCCTTCCCTGCGTCGACGTCGCCACCGCCGATGAATCCATGCAACGAAGCAAGCAAGTCACGTTCCAGCTGGTCAACCTGGTCAACCAGGTCATCGTCAACATCTCCAACGCCGACTTCCCCCCTGGTATGGCGCCTCTCTACTACAACCAGTCCGGCCCGCCGGCGCCGCCTCTCTGCAACCCCTACTTGCCCGACATGTCCAACCGCACCTGTCTCCCCGGGGAGGTCGACTTCAACAGCGCATCAAAGGTATGGAAAGGCCACGTCTGCCAAACTGCTCGCGTCGGCGGGAGCGACGTGTGCACCACCGTGGGTCGGATCACTCCCAGCATCTACTACCAGATGACGGCGGCGACCAACGTGAGCCACGGACTGTACTACTACGGACCCTTCCTGGCGCAGCTGGCCGACTGCACCTTCGTCCGCGAAACCTTCGCGGCCCTGGCCAGCAACAACTGCCCCGGCCTGGACCTCTACAGCAAATGGATCTTCGTGGGTCTCGTCATATTGTCGGCCGCCGTCATGTTCTCCTCCACATTTTGGATGGTCTACGCCAGGGAGCGGCGGCACCGCAAGTACAACAAGCAGCTCAGTGGTCGAGAGAGGGTGCCTTTGGATTTCTGA
- the LOC103979333 gene encoding transcription factor ILI5-like: MSNRRSRVSEEEINRLVSKLQSLLPETRQRGAGRASAAKLLKETCNYIRSLNRDVDDLSDRLSAIMATMDSSSAEAEMVRSLLRS; this comes from the exons ATGTCGAACAGGAGGTCCCGAGTCTCGGAGGAAGAGATCAACAGGCTCGTTTCCAAGCTCCAGTCTCTCCTGCCGGAGACCCGCCAACGAGGCGCCGGCAGG GCTTCAGCTGCGAAGCTGCTGAAGGAGACGTGCAACTACATCAGGAGCCTCAACCGGGACGTGGACGACCTGAGCGACCGGCTCTCGGCCATCATGGCGACGATGGACAGCAGCAGCGCCGAGGCCGAGATGGTCCGGAGCCTCCTCCGGTCCTGA